Proteins encoded within one genomic window of Triticum aestivum cultivar Chinese Spring chromosome 2D, IWGSC CS RefSeq v2.1, whole genome shotgun sequence:
- the LOC123051122 gene encoding uncharacterized protein isoform X3 has product MDTDSLNFAIRKMAREKSSDGDLKNSEPSCCKHYFSTDFARGAIECKLDDDSNIQLDSFFDKDFVGVCDALKGSNIEVLCVPVIYGDHWTMYAFNMNDRKLSILDSLPCSLDSGSKEIYYRHECIPLKIYKALVRANDKFKMFYNMSDFKVWKVDYPPRVPQQENGSNDCGFFVFKFMRHWNGNELVGSISSETMELRKEFLAYILSFDIDEAHGLPDSLDRLMKKLPSEASVAVIPSTTRAIDNAMPPLSVVAPGTKILVEPCKMLISPFLIKRQSFGRPDAKILEDLYQYTINNALPMWQWTGDILQLMKRGEMMDTICLNLAVSNMMRKDAHELLNTKCLGWRHYVDSDWAVKSLNGYSNPMVLKKTFYRGSVLYNASRSHMVFIPVAIPGDHWTLYAFNMCDQKLSILDSQPDTTKGVDPAERHQKIRCDVCDALTITMDFAIDFRSWEYGFPKLPRQQNSYDSGFFVFNFMRLWDGHRLARWFPTESRELRKDFLAYILSCKDNIVHLPEEVSSKIKDLPGKVMDSKLQEFVVAGATLTAENDLAISICPALVPSAESSNEYICYFNSHWNPSREAPATSRAADSPLTSSEFLSRCYRVTSDGDGVLHIAAWHGNVKLVVDIWKNHGALSRVLLSAVNNRGDTTLHYAAHRGHDDMVKLLFGIMSDMGIAKFQRAQNLKGDTCLHEAVRHGHAKVVEILISEDENVQGLESPSLVQIVDNDGISPLYLATTLRRIDIVRALTQRPYKYVASFAGPAGKTALHAAIVLLDKELIEILLEWNAGLASQGDESGSTPLHFLASLSLERREPIINLQLVCVILLVLSAVLFVRLPLSFAIPPLFVLIVSPRCYFQLFRKDPGIVELIMKKDPLAPLYTDSMGSLPLHVAAAHGRVIILHKLLIQCPHSVLSLNASGQNFIHVAVEKEKLGIVRYACQDISFPRLGLPRRLLPLLRRKKFDTQILNAQDQDGNTALHLAVNNASEDIFYSLMANMRVLLNLANKEGYTPLDLAFLSRHLEVSSKGSKEWIFFLLLHGGGDFGIFNWDHLTRNVVKPDWEKESKKVGKSASMLTVCAVLILNAALLAPFNVLSHKDKLDLNGFLFQIFVTIDTATFVCSAAATFFCVRAGFAMSDGSTRLKNLVSGKFFLGIAALSVMCTVALALFLVIPRGTAYYAISAAGASILAYTYISTLASKAIRCAPAMLSRVGVSRLASIMLFQRSTIKPPWMVPSASTGLFWIMALFGIYFAITSYN; this is encoded by the exons ATGGATACTGATAGCTTAAACTTTGCTATTCGAAAGATGGCAAGAGAGAAATCAAGTGATGGAGATCTGAAAAATTCTGAACCTTCGTGCTGCAAACACTACTTCAGTACGGACTTTGCA AGGGGTGCCATTGAGTGCAAACTAGACGATGATAGTAATATTCAGCTGGACTCTTTTTTCGATAAGGACTTTGTGGGTGTGTGCGATGCTTTGAAAGGTTCCAATATTGAAGTG TTATGTGTTCCAGTCATTTATGGAGATCATTGGACGATGTATGCTTTCAACATGAATGATCGCAAGCTAAGTATTTTGGATTCACTACCATGTTCCCTTGATTCTGGTTCAAAAGAAATATATTATCGTCATGAATGCATTCCGTTGAAGATCTACAAAGCTCTTGTGAGGGCCAATGACAAGTTTAAAATGTTCTATAACATGTCTGATTTTAAAGTTTGGAAAGTTGATTATCCTCCCCGAGTACCTCAACAAGAAAACGG CTCCAACGACTGTGGGTTCTTCGTATTCAAGTTCATGCGTCATTGGAATGGAAATGAACTTGTTGGATCAATTTCCAGT GAAACAATGGAGTTGCGGAAGGAATTCCTAGCATACATACTCTCTTTCGACATAGACGAAGCACATGGGCTACCTGATAGTCTAGATCGGCTGATGAAAAAACTTCCTTCAG AAGCATCAGTTGCAGTCATTCCATCGACCACCAGGGCTATTGATAATGCGATGCCACCCTTATCTGTGGTTGCTCCGGGAACAAAGATTCTAGTAGAGCCATGCAAGATGTTAATATCTCCTTTCTTGATTAAAAGGCAGTCTTTCGGTAGACCAGACGCCAAAATACTCGAGGATTTGTATCAGTACACTATCAATAATGCTTTGCCTATGTGGCAGTG GACTGGAGATATTCTGCAATTAATGAAGCGTGGAGAAATGATGGACACCATATGCCTAAATTTGGCTGTTAGCAACATGATGAGAAAGGATGCCCATGAATTATTGAATACTAAGTGTCTGGGTTGGAGGCACTATGTTGATTCAGACTGGGCGGTAAAATCACTGAATGGCTATTCCAATCCCATGGTTCTGAAAAAAACATTTTATCGTGGATCAGTTCTGTATAATGCTTCACGGTCACATATG GTATTCATCCCAGTCGCCATTCCTGGTGACCATTGGACTTTGTACGCTTTCAACATGTGCGACCAAAAGCTCAGTATTCTAGATTCTCAACCAGATACTACCAAAGGTGTTGATCCTGCTGAGCGCCACCAGAAAATTAGATGTGATGTCTGCGATGCACTTACCATAACAATGGACTTTGCAATTGACTTTCGAAGCTGGGAATATGGGTTCCCCAAATTACCTAGACAACAGAACAG TTATGATAGTGGATTTTTCGTATTCAATTTCATGCGCTTGTGGGACGGTCATCGACTCGCTCGATGGTTTCCAACT GAATCAAGGGAGTTGCGGAAGGATTTTCTGGCATACATACTCTCGTGCAAGGATAACATTGTACATCTGCCTGAAGAAGTTTCTTCAAAAATTAAAGATCTTCCTG GGAAGGTGATGGATTCCAAATTGCAGGAGTTTGTTGTGGCAGGTGCTACACTTACTGCCGAAAATGATTTGGCAATCAGCATTTGCCCAGCGTTAGTGCCTTCTGCTGAAAGCTCCAATGAGTATATTTGTTATTTTAATTCGCACTGGAATCCAAGTAGAGAAGCGCCTGCGACATCTCGTGCAGCTGATTCTCCATTAACATCCTCCGAGTTTCTCAGTAGATGTTATCGAGTCACCTCTGATGGGGACGGGGTTCTCCACATTGCTGCATGGCATGGAAATGTGAAACTAGTGGTTGACATCTGGAAGAACCATGGAGCCCTCTCAAGAGTGCTCTTATCAGCAGTGAACAACAGAGGAGATACAACACTGCATTATGCGGCACACAGAGGGCATGATGATATGGTCAAACTTTTATTCGGTATAATGAGTGACATGGGTATTGCCAAGTTTCAGAGGGCCCAAAATCTCAAAGGAGACACGTGCTTACACGAGGCAGTGCGCCATGGACATGCAAAGGTTGTAGAGATACTGATTTCAGAGGACGAAAATGTTCAGGGCTTAGAAAGCCCCTCACTGGTGCAGATAGTGGACAATGATGGTATATCTCCACTCTACTTGGCTACCACTTTACGAAGGATTGATATTGTCCGGGCCCTCACACAAAGGCCATACAAGTATGTGGCATCCTTTGCAGGGCCTGCAGGGAAAACAGCATTGCATGCTGCCATTGTTCTCCTAGACAAAG AGCTGATTGAGATTCTGCTGGAGTGGAATGCTGGTCTTGCATCGCAAGGAGATGAATCCGGGAGCACCCCTCTGCATTTTTTGGCATCACTCTCCTTGGAACGCAGGGAACCCATTATAAATCTGCAATTAGTATGTGTGATTCTGCTAGTACTTTCTGCGGTACTCTTTGTGCGTCTGCCATTATCCTTTGCGATTCCGCCATTATTCGTTCTGATTGTGTCACCTCGCTGTTACTTTCAATTGTTTCGTAAAGACCCGGGTATCGTAGAACTCATTATGAAAAAGGACCCACTTGCTCCCTTGTACACAGATTCTATGGGATCACTTCCTCTACACGTCGCGGCTGCACACGGGAGAGTCATTATATTGCACAAGCTGCTTATACAATGCCCTCATAGTGTCCTCTCACTCAATGCTTCTGGCCAGAATTTTATTCATGTTGCAGTTGAGAAGGAAAAGCTCGGGATAGTACGTTATGCTTGCCAAGACATTTCTTTCCCTCGTTTAGGATTGCCAAGAAGATTGCTGCCTTTGCTTCGAAGGAAAAAGTTCGACACCCAAATTCTGAACGCCCAGGATCAGGATGGAAATACAGCCCTTCATCTGGCCGTAAATAATGCAAGTGAGGATATCTTCTACAGTTTAATGGCGAACATGCGTGTTCTCCTCAATTTGGCGAACAAGGAGGGTTACACGCCCCTCGATTTGGCTTTCTTGAGCCGTCACCTGGAAGTGAGCTCCAAG GGGTCTAAGGAATGGATATTTTTCCTCCTGTTACATGGCGGTGGCGATTTTGGTATCTTTAATTGGGACCATCTTACCAGAAATGTGGTTAAACCAGACTGGGAGAAGGAATCAAAGAAAGTGGGCAAGTCAGCATCCATGCTGACCGTGTGCGCGGTGCTCATTCTCAATGCAGCACTCCTGGCGCCCTTTAATGTACTCAGCCACAAGGACAAACTGGATTTAAATGGATTTCTGTTCCAAATCTTTGTGACGATCGACACCGCCACATTTGTTTGCTCTGCAGCGGCCACATTTTTCTGTGTGCGTGCTGGTTTTGCCATGTCGGATGGCTCTACACGCCTGAAAAACCTGGTTAGTGGAAAGTTTTTCCTGGGTATTGCGGCCCTGTCTGTGATGTGTACCGTGGCTCTAGCACTCTTCCTGGTGATACCCAGGGGAACTGCGTATTATGCCATTTCTGCTGCAGGTGCCAGTATTCTAGCCTACACTTACATCAGCACCCTTGCATCCAAGGCCATTCGTTGTGCACCAGCTATGCTGTCTAGAGTTGGTGTTTCAAGACTGGCCTCAATCATGCTGTTTCAACGCAGTACAATAAAGCCACCGTGGATGGTTCCTTCAGCGTCGACTGGTTTGTTTTGGATAATGGCACTTTTCGGCATTTATTTTGCTATAACAAGCTACAATTGA